TGGATCCTTGTTCAGGGGTCCCATGTATTGAAGCTCCATAGCGACCCTTTTCATGTACATCTTCGCTAACTTCACAGAAGCAAACTTTATCTGCAGTCACCAAGGAAAAAACATAAGGGAATACTCCGGCAAGATGAACAGACAGACCAGCAGATATTTCACAAGCTGGTGTTGCCATATAGGCTTTCATGAATAATGACAGCAAGATGCAATTGCTGACAAGGGATCACAGACTCCTGAGAGGTCAATAGCATTCCTTAAGCGAAAATGCTCGAAACAATAGTTTCAGCATTCTCAAGGAAAGTAGAGATATTATTGTAGATTCCCTCATTTAGGATTACGAGGCTCTTCGagtaaaaaggaaaaacaaaaagcATTTATAATGTCACAATTGAGCTTTTAGTAGCCATCATGCAAAACATGCTTAAAAGTAATAGACAACAAGCTTTGATTCATTCCACTGAAGTAGTGTAATTATGACAAGGCCACTTGCAGATTTATTAGCTGATGAAAGACTACACTTTAGAATTTAAACCTGCAGGGGATAGTCCATCAAAGAATATTTACCTTGCTAATAAGATTGTTATCAAGCATCCAGTCAGTAGGAATACTGAACTCCTTGCACTGCTTCATCATAGAATCTCTTGTTCGCAGAAGATTGTAGACACCTCTCTCAGTTCTGAATTAAGAACGCCAATCAAATTATCAGTACTCTGTGCATTGTTACTTGTAATAATTATTAAATGGATGCAAGTTCATTGTATATTTCAGAAAACTTGGTCATACTTCTCAGAAACTGCAACCATTTTCTTCAGCGCAATGTCGCAGGGAAGGCCTGGATCATCTTTATAGTTTGATACTTCCGTTTCCAATTTTTTCAGGTCCTGGTAGCCAAAAGCTGCCTCTCGTAGAGTGTCCGCCTTCCTCTCAGGCCAATCAAAATGCTTCAACACTGCTCTCTCATCTACCTTCATGTgaggaaattaaaaaaaaaggaataattTAAGTGACTGCTGCAATAAAATGGTTACACAGAAATCAGTTGCATTGGAATATACATACTAGAAAGCCAAGCTCATCATCTAGCCACTTCACAAATGCAACCACATCTTCGATATCTTTGTAGGCTGCATTGGTCACCTCCTTAATCAATGATTTCACAAATTCGCCTTGAGTCTCAACATCAGCCttgatctgaaaattaaataaaaagtcAAAGCACACGGTTAGTGCCAGAACCAACCAATTATTAATATTTGGATGATCACCGGATTGAGTGCACTACTTACAGCCTGCAAATGGGACGAGCGGTTCTCAATTTCACCAATCATGCTACTCCGCACATTAGCGGAGTTAGCAGCTTCACAGACTCCACCACTGGAAGTGTCCTTTTTTGAGTCCCTTCTCATAAGTGAATGGTAGAGCTCTGCAACCTGTGGTGCCCTCTTCATGACCCCAGTACCTTTTGAGGAAAACtttggaggaggcggaggcggtggtggccgtggTGGATTTGCAGTCAATCCGTTTGATGGACCAGAATTTGACACAGAAACAGAAGGTCTTGGTGGAGGGTTAGGGATGCGTAACACACGCTTTTCAACATCCAGACACTGAGACCTACATACTTCTGACTTGCCAAGAACAAATCTTGAACTTTCAGATCGACCAAAATCATACTTGTCCACAAGAAGGTCACGCTTCTCCCTGATTGTTGGATCCTTATTACAGGAGAATGAATCGTCCGTTGCGTCTGGAAGGCTGACAAAGGTATCCGATTGCCTTCTCTTCACGATGTTGAAGTCTTGTGCACATCCCTTTGTCCCACCAAGTGAGTGCCTACGTGTAGGACTTCGTGCTTCTGCAGCTTCTACCCATGCCTTATCAAGAGGTGCTTCCTTTTTAGATGCTTGACAACTCTTATCATTCTGAGACCACTGTTTGATGCGTTCTGCAATGCTGAATTTTATATCAGAATTGTCCTCAGcatttcttgcatcactttCAACGCTGTCATACTCATTAAACACCATGCCACCATTATAATCTATATCAGTCATTGCTCTAGCTGCTTGATCCGAGTTACAGAGCTCATGGCGTAGACATGAATTGATCCACCGAAGATAAGCAAGTTCCTCAACCTCGGTTAGCCGACTCATTTGCAATCCCTCAACTTGCTTGCTCAGGTTTGCATTTGTGTGCCTCAGCAATGATGCCTCAGCTTGAACCTTGGCGACTGTATCACTCTGTTACAGAATTTAATACAtaggcaaaaaaaaaggattagTTGAAATATTTCCTTACAAAGTACGATGAAAAATAATCAAACTCAAACAGTGGTACCTCTGCATTCTTCTCAAGGCCAGTCAATTTGGACTCAGCTGAAGAGAGCTTAATTGCAAGATTTCGTTTCTGAAACTGAAGCTCTTTGTTTAACCGACGTAGTTCAACAACTTCAAACTCCAAGTTTCCTGAAGAAGGTGTATTGTTGCCGTCTAGACTAGGTACCCGATTGCCATGCCCGTCTAATCTTACATTCTCTTCACGTTGTTCTACCATAGAAGATAGAGCTGATAGTTGTTCAGATAGGCTTGTTTTCTCAGCTTCTAGTGAAGTATTAAGCCGTGCAAGCCTGTCAATTTCACCTTTCCTAGAATCGAGCTCCTTCTCAAGTTCTGAAACTCTCGGGTTTTCTCTGCATTGCCGCAACTCTGCCTGTAATGCTAGTTCCCTTTCTTTTGACTCACGCAGTTGTTCCCTGAGATGATCCAACTCAAGAAAGAGATCATGAGATGCTGGGGACCTAATATTGTGGCAATCAAAGACATGGGGATGGACTTGAGCACCAGCTGGTGAGCAAGGGAAGTCTCCAATAAGAGATCTTTTGACCCTAGAGTGATATGGAATCTGCTGGTTGGTCTGATTGACATTTTCAACAGTTGCAAGAGGTGGTTTTTTGCTTGCAATGGCAGCTGTCTTTTTCGTTTTCTTGTCTGTTGTAAACCCTTTGACAATTTGGGAACCCCATGAGGATCCAAACTTGGGCTTGAGAGAACTTGGATTGCTTTTGGAGTCAACCCTTGATCTGCATGGCTTTGTTTGGTTGTCAAACATGATGTCTTCTTTCATCTTTTTCCTGGATTACCACGCTCAGAGCAGTAACCATGCAACTGTGACTGAACCTGATCAGTACAATGCTCCAGCAGCCAAACCTGCAAATAAAATGGGGGAAATCAGTACTACTATACCTGGCAGCTAATTTCGATTTTCGCCACAGAGAGAGAAGGATAAATAATAGATTCAAATAATTTCAGAAAAGAGCTACAGGAATTTTTAACTCTTTCAACGAAAT
The Panicum virgatum strain AP13 chromosome 6N, P.virgatum_v5, whole genome shotgun sequence genome window above contains:
- the LOC120677609 gene encoding protein CHUP1, chloroplastic-like; the protein is MKEDIMFDNQTKPCRSRVDSKSNPSSLKPKFGSSWGSQIVKGFTTDKKTKKTAAIASKKPPLATVENVNQTNQQIPYHSRVKRSLIGDFPCSPAGAQVHPHVFDCHNIRSPASHDLFLELDHLREQLRESKERELALQAELRQCRENPRVSELEKELDSRKGEIDRLARLNTSLEAEKTSLSEQLSALSSMVEQREENVRLDGHGNRVPSLDGNNTPSSGNLEFEVVELRRLNKELQFQKRNLAIKLSSAESKLTGLEKNAESDTVAKVQAEASLLRHTNANLSKQVEGLQMSRLTEVEELAYLRWINSCLRHELCNSDQAARAMTDIDYNGGMVFNEYDSVESDARNAEDNSDIKFSIAERIKQWSQNDKSCQASKKEAPLDKAWVEAAEARSPTRRHSLGGTKGCAQDFNIVKRRQSDTFVSLPDATDDSFSCNKDPTIREKRDLLVDKYDFGRSESSRFVLGKSEVCRSQCLDVEKRVLRIPNPPPRPSVSVSNSGPSNGLTANPPRPPPPPPPPKFSSKGTGVMKRAPQVAELYHSLMRRDSKKDTSSGGVCEAANSANVRSSMIGEIENRSSHLQAIKADVETQGEFVKSLIKEVTNAAYKDIEDVVAFVKWLDDELGFLVDERAVLKHFDWPERKADTLREAAFGYQDLKKLETEVSNYKDDPGLPCDIALKKMVAVSEKTERGVYNLLRTRDSMMKQCKEFSIPTDWMLDNNLISKIKFASVKLAKMYMKRVAMELQYMGPLNKDPALEYMLLQAVRFAFRMHQFAGGFDPETMDAFEELRNLVHVRNSTQ